The following are encoded in a window of Sminthopsis crassicaudata isolate SCR6 chromosome 3, ASM4859323v1, whole genome shotgun sequence genomic DNA:
- the COMMD6 gene encoding COMM domain-containing protein 6 isoform X1, which produces MAADCQSPLELTMEGSCQPAQEDRSEVTNQLLDLQWKMGMAVSSDSCKSLKSPYVAVTLKVADQSGQITNKSFEMTIPQFQYFFKQFKEMAAVIETV; this is translated from the exons ATGGCTGCGGACTGTCAGAGCCCCCTAGAACTGACAATGGAGGGGTCGTGCCAGCCGGCGCAGGAGGACAGATCCGAG GTGACTAATCAG CTTCTGGACCTTCAGTGGAAAATGGGTATGGCAGTGAGCTCAGACAGTTGCAAATCTCTTAAGTCTCCTTATGTTGCAGTTACACTTAAAGTGGCAGATCAATCAGGCCAGATTACAAACAAGTCCTTTGAAATGACAATTCCACAATTTCAG tactTCTTCAAGCAGTTCAAAGAAATGGCTGCTGTTATTGAAACTGTGTAA
- the COMMD6 gene encoding COMM domain-containing protein 6 isoform X2, translated as MAADCQSPLELTMEGSCQPAQEDRSELLDLQWKMGMAVSSDSCKSLKSPYVAVTLKVADQSGQITNKSFEMTIPQFQYFFKQFKEMAAVIETV; from the exons ATGGCTGCGGACTGTCAGAGCCCCCTAGAACTGACAATGGAGGGGTCGTGCCAGCCGGCGCAGGAGGACAGATCCGAG CTTCTGGACCTTCAGTGGAAAATGGGTATGGCAGTGAGCTCAGACAGTTGCAAATCTCTTAAGTCTCCTTATGTTGCAGTTACACTTAAAGTGGCAGATCAATCAGGCCAGATTACAAACAAGTCCTTTGAAATGACAATTCCACAATTTCAG tactTCTTCAAGCAGTTCAAAGAAATGGCTGCTGTTATTGAAACTGTGTAA
- the COMMD6 gene encoding COMM domain-containing protein 6 isoform X3: MGMAVSSDSCKSLKSPYVAVTLKVADQSGQITNKSFEMTIPQFQYFFKQFKEMAAVIETV, translated from the exons ATGGGTATGGCAGTGAGCTCAGACAGTTGCAAATCTCTTAAGTCTCCTTATGTTGCAGTTACACTTAAAGTGGCAGATCAATCAGGCCAGATTACAAACAAGTCCTTTGAAATGACAATTCCACAATTTCAG tactTCTTCAAGCAGTTCAAAGAAATGGCTGCTGTTATTGAAACTGTGTAA